TCCAATAGCTCAAGCCGAACGCATAGAGATTGTTTATGGACCTGCTTCAGCTGTGTATGGTGGTGATGCTGTGGCTGGTGTTATTAATATTATTACTCAAACTTCTGAAAAGTCTGCTTATGCACAAGCCAATGCTTATTTTGGAACAGATAATTATAGACATGTTGATTTTTTGGCAGGAGGAAAGGCTGGAAGAGATAGAAATGTTTTGCAATACAGTATTTATGGAAACCTTACTAAAAGAGATGATTTGGCTTTAGATGAAGATTCAGATGCTTTTAATCCGTTTAATACTTTTCTAAATGCTTTTACTAGCCCAAGTGATTTACAGACAAGACGGTTACTTAGAGATTTGGCGACCAACCAGCCAGATTCTTTTTTGACACTCTTAGAAGAAAAAGCTGGGCTTACTTCTTATGTCGGAACTCCTACTAAAGCAACAGTTAATCAATTGCCAGAACAAAGCTATTTGATAGGAGTAAAATTTAATTATAGAAAACTGCAAGTTACGATAGATGAAATGTACAGCCGAAGGCATAGCGTTTTGGGACGTACTCCTGCTTTTTTCTCGTATGCCAATCCAGAAACCTATATGGCAGAAACCCTTCGTAGAACACACGTTTCTTATCAAACAAGCAATAAAAAGTCATCTTTTTTAATAAATGCTTCTTATTTGTATTATAGATTGGACGCAAATAGTTCTTTTGGTACAAATTATAATATTGGTCGTTCGGTAGGTCGCTCATATAGGTATGAAGGTTCGGATGATGTTTTTTTGGAAAGTATTTATACTAGAAAAATAAATCCACATTTTGAGTTAACAGGAGGTTTTTCTGTTACTACTTCTTTCAATCTGCCTGTGACAAATGATTTGGAGAAACCTTTTGATATAAATCTTTATGATGAGGCTGTAAATGGAAATCTTGAACCTGATCCTATATTAGGAAATTTTGGGTATAATGGAAATACCTTTTTTAATGGAGGTGTATTTCTTCAAGCCTATTATACAAAAAATAAATGGGTAGGTGTTTTTGGGTTAAGAGCAGATACTCGTAGTGCAGTAGATGCTGATACTACAGCTAACTCTTCTTTAAATCCTAGAATAGCTTTGTTGTATAAGGCAACTCCAAAATTATCATTCAGGATTTCTGGAGCAACAGCTTTTCGTGCGCCACCTCCTTCTACTCAGTTTACTTCACTTGCTTTAGTAGATATTGAGACAGATTCAATTATTTATCAACAAGTTCCAAATCCTAATTTGAATCCAGAAACCTCTGTTACAATAGAAACAGGAATTCGGTATTTTCCAAGTAAAAATATTACTTTAGATATAGTAGGTTATTTTACAGGAACAAGAAGTCCAATTGTTGGGCGT
This is a stretch of genomic DNA from Bernardetia sp. MNP-M8. It encodes these proteins:
- a CDS encoding TonB-dependent receptor, which codes for MKNNSFTSLFVLLLYVLCASNIFAQTTDSLDNQENISTPLHLTKEKLTEADLNKTTFTEETRLVSVSRSAKELKDIPSTVYVVTKEEIMENGYITLVDVLKTVPWIKVSQPGSGVLGEMFFMRGQIGNEYTKVLINNVPIQPAVNGALAIGAQLPIAQAERIEIVYGPASAVYGGDAVAGVINIITQTSEKSAYAQANAYFGTDNYRHVDFLAGGKAGRDRNVLQYSIYGNLTKRDDLALDEDSDAFNPFNTFLNAFTSPSDLQTRRLLRDLATNQPDSFLTLLEEKAGLTSYVGTPTKATVNQLPEQSYLIGVKFNYRKLQVTIDEMYSRRHSVLGRTPAFFSYANPETYMAETLRRTHVSYQTSNKKSSFLINASYLYYRLDANSSFGTNYNIGRSVGRSYRYEGSDDVFLESIYTRKINPHFELTGGFSVTTSFNLPVTNDLEKPFDINLYDEAVNGNLEPDPILGNFGYNGNTFFNGGVFLQAYYTKNKWVGVFGLRADTRSAVDADTTANSSLNPRIALLYKATPKLSFRISGATAFRAPPPSTQFTSLALVDIETDSIIYQQVPNPNLNPETSVTIETGIRYFPSKNITLDIVGYFTGTRSPIVGRFRPIDKQIYPLASSLSGNSNGTAREFINSEDSRSAIYGIQGILKIKNIIERIHLDTDLFFSYTQGSEVLPDDGGTINDYRMQPDFMGQLRVSFRPSPKWYINFQNVLMSSWYRRNTFNIEQYEEERAKTDGYYTLDMLVRHYFNKNVSAYFRVNNVFDTEYGGIDATGLDIDANFNPQLLTNIQAGVSFRIN